In Populus trichocarpa isolate Nisqually-1 chromosome 12, P.trichocarpa_v4.1, whole genome shotgun sequence, a genomic segment contains:
- the LOC18103688 gene encoding uncharacterized protein LOC18103688 has translation MLKTLDLVLKDEIKKKSFPVSYLINKCGFSLGSALSASKRLTFEIPDQPDAVIHMFKRYGFCDADIFRLIKRYPRVLSCNPDKTLLPRLEFFYSKGMSNTDIAHILCGCPLLLGRSLQNHVTPNFNLLSDLLLSDNKVISAARNDPFILFRHGDRYLKPFINLLQDHGVPRTQIASLICNWPRSIGVCLNHFRKCVEEVREKGYDPSSAEFIRAVVVLSQLGKSGWERKAVVYKSWGWSEKDILVAFRKNPWSLMTSESKIMAVMKFFVEKMDCESLYLAKHPNLLMYSLEKRLIPRALVLHFLLRNKLIDKKPNLNTLFVYSEKLFLEKFVNCFDEAPQLLKLYRDQSDLAK, from the exons ATGTTAAAGAcacttg ATTTagtgttaaaagatgaaattaaaaaaa AATCATTCCCAGTCTCTTACCTCATAAATAAATGTGGGTTCTCTCTAGGATCTGCTCTATCAGCTTCTAAACGTCTCACTTTTGAAATCCCAGATCAACCTGACGCAGTGATTCACATGTTCAAGCGCTATGGTTTTTGTGATGCCGATATCTTTAGACTAATTAAAAGATATCCACGAGTCCTTTCGTGCAATCCTGACAAAACCCTCTTGCCaagactcgagtttttttattctaaaggCATGTCAAACACTGATATTGCCCACATTTTATGCGGATGCCCTCTTCTTTTAGGCAGAAGCTTGCAAAATCATGTAACTCCTAATTTCAATTTACTTAGTGATCTGCTTCTATCCGACAACAAAGTCATTTCTGCTGCCAGAAACGACCCGTTTATTCTATTTCGTCACGGTGACAGATATTTGAAACCTTTTATCAACCTTTTGCAAGATCATGGAGTTCCCAGAACACAGATTGCGTCCTTAATTTGCAACTGGCCTAGGTCTATCGGTGTATGCCTAAATCATTTCAGAAAGTGCGTCGAGGAAGTTAGAGAAAAGGGTTATGATCCTTCTAGTGCAGAGTTTATTAGAGCAGTGGTGGTATTGAGTCAATTGGGAAAATCTGGGTGGGAAAGAAAGGCTGTTGTTTATAAGAGTTGGGGTTGGTCTGAGAAAGACATTCTTGTTGCTTTCAGAAAGAACCCGTGGAGCTTGATGACATCGGAGAGTAAGATTATGGCAGTGATGAAATTTTTCGTTGAGAAAATGGATTGTGAGTCTTTATATCTTGCAAAACACCCAAATCTTTTGATGTATAGCTTGGAGAAGAGACTCATACCAAGGGCTTTGGTTCTTCATTTTCTGTTAAGGAATAAGTTGATTGACAAGAAGCCTAACTTGAATACTTTGTTTGTGTATTCTGAGAAGTTGTTCCTTGAGAAGTTcgtgaattgttttgatgaagCCCCCCAGCTATTAAAGCTATATAGAGATCAATCAGATCTTGCAAAATGA
- the LOC7486724 gene encoding outer envelope protein 64, chloroplastic isoform X1, with protein sequence MASNSANLWVLLGLGLAGILLMTKKFKKSIIRQDFGAFIEKLLLVPPPQPPPPKAPHPLTALTFAVSDLFEIEGYVSGFGHPEWAKTHQAASRTSLVVSTLVDGGATCVGKTVIDELAYSIHGENKHYGTPINPVVPARVPGGSCSGAAVAVAANLVDFSLGVDTVGGVRVPAGFCGVIGFRPSYGAISKTGVLPVSASLDTVGWFAKDPNILRRVGHVLLQPAFGGQRSPRQIIMAEDCFQLLKIPVDRVAQVVVNSTEKHFGRQVLKHEILDVYLNSKVPSLKEFHNKKKNGDVKTSSIRLLAYVMQLLHRYEFRSNHEEWINTEKPILEPDFSAQMNEIMKISEAEIELCKSIREEMRLAINSLLKDDGILVVPTMAYLPPKLDGKEILSEEYKSSSFSLLSIASLSGCCQVTVPLGYYDKCPVSVSLIARHGNDRFLLDTLQTMYASLQEQAETHVKSKSRNTDSGENSAEMAKEKGNQAFKEKQWKKAISYYNEAIKLNDKNATYYSNRAAAYLELGSFHQAEADCSKAINLDKKNVKAYLRRGTAREMLGYYKDAIEDFKYALVLEPTNKRASLSAERLRKVFPVGY encoded by the exons atggcgtCGAATTCTGCAAATCTATGGGTGTTATTAGGATTAGGACTGGCTGGGATTTTGTTAATGACTAAAAAGTTTAAGAAATCTATTATTAGACAAGATTTTGGCGCTTTTATCGAGAAGCTTCTGCTAGTTCCTCCGCCGCAGCCCCCTCCTCCTAAAGCTCCTCACCCTCTCACCGCCCTCACCTTCGCCGTCTCCGACTT ATTTGAGATAGAAGGATATGTGAGTGGATTCGGTCATCCAGAGTGGGCGAAGACACACCAGGCAGCTTCACGAACCTCTCTTGTAGTGTCAACTCTTGTTGACGGAGGTGCTACTtgcgtcggtaaaactgttattGATGAACTTGCTTATAG TATTCATGGAGAAAATAAGCATTATGGTACACCTATCAATCCTGTTGTGCCTGCACGAGTACCTGGTGGATCCTGTAGTGGAGCTGCTGTGGCTGTGGCTGCTAATCTGGTTGACTTTTCTTTGG GTGTTGATACTGTCGGTGGTGTGAGAGTTCCTGCTGGATTTTGTGGTGTCATAGGATTTCGACCCTCATATGGAGCTATTTCAAAGACAGGAGTCTTACCTGTTTCGGCCAGTCTTGACACTGTTG GTTGGTTTGCTAAGGATCCTAATATTCTACGACGTGTTGGTCATGTTCTTCTTCAACCTGCTTTTGGAGGTCAACGTAGTCCTAGGCAAATTATAATGGCAGAGGACTGTTTTCAATTACTAAAGATTCCTGTTGATAGAGTTGCTCAGGTGGTGGTTAACTCAACTGAAAAGCATTTCGGAA GACAAGTTTTGAAGCATGAAATTCTTGACGTGTATCTGAATTCTAAAGTTCCAAGCTTGAAAGAGTtccataacaagaaaaaaaatggtgatgttAAAACTTCTTCAATAAGATTGCTTGCATATGTCATGCAGCTTCTTCATAG ATATGAGTTCAGAAGCAATCATGAGGAATGGATTAACACAGAAAAGCCAATTCTTGAACCTGATTTCTCAGCACAGATGAATGAAATAATGAAGATATCAGAGGCAGAGATTGAACTCTGCAAGTCAATTAGAGAAGAAATGCGTTTGGCTATCAACTCTCTATTGAAG GATGATGGGATACTGGTGGTCCCTACAATGGCTTATCTTCCTCCAAAACTTGATGGGAAGGAGATTTTATCTGAAGAATATAAGAGCTCTTCATTTAGTCTTTTGAGCATTGCTAGCCTATCAGGTTGCTGTCAG GTCACTGTGCCATTAGGATATTACGACAAGTGTCCTGTTTCAGTGTCCTTGATAGCCAGGCATGGAAATGATCGCTTTTTACTAGATACACTGCAGACCATGTATGCATCTCTGCAAGAACAGGCAGAGACACATGTGAAATCTAAATCAAGGAACACAGACAGCGGGGAAAATTCTGCTGAGATGGCTAAAGAAAAG GGCAATCAAGCATTTAAGGAGAAGCAGTGGAAGAAGGCTATTAGCTATTATAATGAAGCTATCAAACTTAACGACAAGAATGCAACATATTACAGTAACAGAGCTGCAGCATATCTTGAACTGGGAAG tttccaTCAAGCTGAAGCAGATTGTTCAAAGGCTATCAACCTTGATAAAAAG aaTGTAAAGGCCTATTTGCGAAGAGGGACAGCAAGAGAGATGCTTGGTTATTacaaggatgcaattgaag ATTTCAAATATGCCCTGGTCCTTGAGCCAACTAATAAAAGAGCATCCCTTTCTGCTGAGAGATTAAGGAAAGTTTTTCCAGTAGGTTAttga
- the LOC7486724 gene encoding outer envelope protein 64, chloroplastic isoform X2: MASNSANLWVLLGLGLAGILLMTKKFKKSIIRQDFGAFIEKLLLVPPPQPPPPKAPHPLTALTFAVSDLFEIEGYVSGFGHPEWAKTHQAASRTSLVVSTLVDGGATCVGKTVIDELAYSIHGENKHYGTPINPVVPARVPGGSCSGAAVAVAANLVDFSLGVDTVGGVRVPAGFCGVIGFRPSYGAISKTGVLPVSASLDTVGWFAKDPNILRRVGHVLLQPAFGGQRSPRQIIMAEDCFQLLKIPVDRVAQVVVNSTEKHFGRQVLKHEILDVYLNSKVPSLKEFHNKKKNGDVKTSSIRLLAYVMQLLHRYEFRSNHEEWINTEKPILEPDFSAQMNEIMKISEAEIELCKSIREEMRLAINSLLKDDGILVVPTMAYLPPKLDGKEILSEEYKSSSFSLLSIASLSGCCQVTVPLGYYDKCPVSVSLIARHGNDRFLLDTLQTMYASLQEQAETHVKSKSRNTDSGENSAEMAKEKLMNLFRG; the protein is encoded by the exons atggcgtCGAATTCTGCAAATCTATGGGTGTTATTAGGATTAGGACTGGCTGGGATTTTGTTAATGACTAAAAAGTTTAAGAAATCTATTATTAGACAAGATTTTGGCGCTTTTATCGAGAAGCTTCTGCTAGTTCCTCCGCCGCAGCCCCCTCCTCCTAAAGCTCCTCACCCTCTCACCGCCCTCACCTTCGCCGTCTCCGACTT ATTTGAGATAGAAGGATATGTGAGTGGATTCGGTCATCCAGAGTGGGCGAAGACACACCAGGCAGCTTCACGAACCTCTCTTGTAGTGTCAACTCTTGTTGACGGAGGTGCTACTtgcgtcggtaaaactgttattGATGAACTTGCTTATAG TATTCATGGAGAAAATAAGCATTATGGTACACCTATCAATCCTGTTGTGCCTGCACGAGTACCTGGTGGATCCTGTAGTGGAGCTGCTGTGGCTGTGGCTGCTAATCTGGTTGACTTTTCTTTGG GTGTTGATACTGTCGGTGGTGTGAGAGTTCCTGCTGGATTTTGTGGTGTCATAGGATTTCGACCCTCATATGGAGCTATTTCAAAGACAGGAGTCTTACCTGTTTCGGCCAGTCTTGACACTGTTG GTTGGTTTGCTAAGGATCCTAATATTCTACGACGTGTTGGTCATGTTCTTCTTCAACCTGCTTTTGGAGGTCAACGTAGTCCTAGGCAAATTATAATGGCAGAGGACTGTTTTCAATTACTAAAGATTCCTGTTGATAGAGTTGCTCAGGTGGTGGTTAACTCAACTGAAAAGCATTTCGGAA GACAAGTTTTGAAGCATGAAATTCTTGACGTGTATCTGAATTCTAAAGTTCCAAGCTTGAAAGAGTtccataacaagaaaaaaaatggtgatgttAAAACTTCTTCAATAAGATTGCTTGCATATGTCATGCAGCTTCTTCATAG ATATGAGTTCAGAAGCAATCATGAGGAATGGATTAACACAGAAAAGCCAATTCTTGAACCTGATTTCTCAGCACAGATGAATGAAATAATGAAGATATCAGAGGCAGAGATTGAACTCTGCAAGTCAATTAGAGAAGAAATGCGTTTGGCTATCAACTCTCTATTGAAG GATGATGGGATACTGGTGGTCCCTACAATGGCTTATCTTCCTCCAAAACTTGATGGGAAGGAGATTTTATCTGAAGAATATAAGAGCTCTTCATTTAGTCTTTTGAGCATTGCTAGCCTATCAGGTTGCTGTCAG GTCACTGTGCCATTAGGATATTACGACAAGTGTCCTGTTTCAGTGTCCTTGATAGCCAGGCATGGAAATGATCGCTTTTTACTAGATACACTGCAGACCATGTATGCATCTCTGCAAGAACAGGCAGAGACACATGTGAAATCTAAATCAAGGAACACAGACAGCGGGGAAAATTCTGCTGAGATGGCTAAAGAAAAG TTAATGAATCTCTTTAGAGGCTGA
- the LOC7486725 gene encoding uncharacterized protein LOC7486725, with product MDTPWEEALDLKDSSDSDSDLPPLRPLKRHQNFTPSTATTGGTGGPNHTLSQPFLGRCSQNTQNNPPPPTTTYSKIPGPAGTVQAAMHRRKSQINEHLMEEEEPIPTQEYIRRAVEDSGCAEDDDFTRDAWLSAVDFVRHQGLVVDGDGAIGIPLSVIKRWASFDRVAQVVAIVKSCRPNGLGDMMVTLKDPTGTIDASIHHKVLAEGDFGKDISIGAVMIVQKVAVFCPTRLARYLNITLSNMVKVITKDGRASPEQNCSARDLTVKNAAVVSDITGQGERSQMTQNLSLSQGRTEGIMNSLRQHAMAVACIDEQMEEDAPIRSRCHSIGNNRNENALPMEDHLLARQDLDSGRRERAVEPDTSDNDKGSVTSEKLNNYSKAGIDHILEGTEYGTAAADSVGALDHQEKRNYNGTEDGQPPTSRAALPQWTDEQLEELFAFD from the exons ATGGACACTCCGTGGGAAGAGGCACTAGACCTAAAAGACTCGTCGGACTCAGACTCAGACCTCCCTCCTCTCCGCCCTCTCAAACGCCATCAGAATTTCACCCCCTCCACCGCCACTACCGGTGGAACTGGTGGACCTAACCACACTCTCTCCCAACCATTTCTTGGCCGCTGCTCTCAGAACACCCAAAACaacccaccaccaccaacaaccACTTACTCCAAAATCCCGGGCCCTGCTGGAACCGTACAAGCTGCCATGCACCGCCGCAAGAGTCAAATTAATGAACATCtgatggaagaagaagaaccaaTCCCTACTCAAGAGTACATTAGAAGGGCTGTGGAGGATAGTGGTTGTGCTGAAGATGACGATTTTACGCGTGATGCTTGGCTCTCTGCCGTTGATTTTGTTCGTCATCAAG GTTTGGTGGTGGATGGTGATGGTGCAATTGGGATCCCTTTGAGTGTGATAAAGAGATGGGCTAGTTTTGATAGAGTGGCTCAG GTTGTTGCCATTGTTAAATCATGTAGACCAAATGGCCTTGGTGATATGATGGTGACTCTAAAG GATCCCACGGGTACAATTGATGCTAGCATTCATCACAAAGTCCTCGCTGAGGGAGATTTTGGAAAGGACATATCTATTGGAGCTGTGATGATAGTCCAAAAG GTTGCAGTTTTTTGTCCTACACGTTTAGCACGTTATCTCAACATAACACTTAGTAACATGGTCAAG GTCATCACTAAGGATGGCAGAGCTTCACCAGAACAAAATTGTTCTGCTCGTGATTTAACAGTAAAAAATGCTGCTGTAGTTTCTG ATATCACAGGACAGGGTGAAAGATCACAGATGACACAAAATCTATCGTTGTCACAAGGAAGAACTGAAGGAATCATGAATAGTCTGAGACAACATGCTATGGCAGTTGCGTGCATTGATGAACAGATGGAAGAAGATGCACCGATAAGAAGCAGATGTCATAGCATTGGAAACAACAGAAATGAAAATGCTCTTCCAATGGAAGATCATTTATTGGCGAGACAGGATTTGGATAGTGGCAGAAGAGAAAGGGCTGTTGAACCAGACACCAGTGACAATGACAAGGGATCTGTGACAAGTGAGAAGCTAAACAATTACAGCAAAGCAGGCATAGACCATATATTGGAAGGTACTGAATATGGTACTGCTGCAGCAGACTCAGTTGGTGCCCTTGACCACCAAGAAAAGAGGAATTATAACGGAACTGAAGATGGACAACCACCAACTTCAAGAGCCGCACTACCGCAATGGACAGATGAACAGCTGGAGGAGCTTTTTGCATTTGATTGA
- the LOC7493491 gene encoding protein C2-DOMAIN ABA-RELATED 4 encodes MESILGLLRIRVKRGINLAVRDVRSSDPYVVIRMGNQKLKTRVIKKDVNPHWNEDLTLSVTDPNLPVKLIVYDHDLFTKDDKMGEAEFDIRPFIETLKMNLAGVSSGTVITRIQPSRQNCLSEDSCIIYSDGKVVQDLYLRLKNVECGELEIQLQWITFPSSRGF; translated from the exons ATGGAGAGCATTTTGGGTTTGCTCAGAATTCGTGTCAAACGTGGTATAAACCTTGCTGTACGTGATGTTCGTAGCAGCGATCCTTATGTTGTCATCAGGATGGGCAATCAG AAACTGAAAACTCGTGTGATCAAGAAGGACGTTAACCCACACTGGAATGAAGATTTAACTCTTTCTGTTACAGATCCTAATCTTCCAGTCAAGCTG ATCGTCTACGACCATGACTTGTTTACCAAAGACGATAAAATGGGAGAGGCAGAGTTTGATATTAGGCCATTCATAGAGACCTTGAAGATGAACTTGGCAGGGGTTTCAAGTGGCACTGTCATCACAAGAATACAACCGAGCCGGCAAAATTGCTTATCTGAGGATAGCTGCATTATTTATAGTGATGGCAAGGTTGTTCAAGATCTCTACCTCAGATTAAAAAATGTGGAATGTGGTGAATTGGAAATCCAACTCCAATGGATTACCTTCCCTAGCTCGAGGGGCTTTTAA